From a region of the Coffea arabica cultivar ET-39 chromosome 3e, Coffea Arabica ET-39 HiFi, whole genome shotgun sequence genome:
- the LOC113736504 gene encoding putative late blight resistance protein homolog R1A-3 isoform X1, producing the protein MASTCSVDRVLLGLELLLDRCRDINFLLYGNDTDPLDVRDAIKHMKFLKTFLMCARKWSLVHLYLQSDNVVKKVSLPSFLSCIEDTLHKYEEDIHSLSLRLGTETFEWVIHNSIVDRGVFGEIGKQIIVLKQEIIQIYFALASSRSFQSNSCMTNDELLEFIDLILQNLADLTNDYMNWGIKGYDPLLAALSAQVQDLEAKLTFLKSFIPFAKMRGTADIPALLLAHFEVVALTAARLSYMWSFWKNVEYRSTCSFKLLSIRAVDFHVYEIYKEVLAASNSSASLHTAVMDERILNNFNDSLIGRLWELLCCSSSFVDSMKDEMQILYAGLRFFRSILREHHEMMDEQNEKIGALLGEAGSIIFAPTLSRVIEGEVSFSGSTQVLGFCDMLANTNIHIKHFKDQISGSRTIESLPNSSHSLRAPEVSQTSSRMLSKGKMPIDHEVMVGLDDEAEKVIEPLIKHFEDQLSVSSTIQSLPNSSHSLRAPEVSQTSSRMLSKGKMPIDHEVMVGLDDDAAKVIERLVSGSKQVEIVPIVGMAGLGKTTLAKKVYNDNSIIYNFHIRLWCTVSQEYNKKSLLTQILCSDGKHSRMDKFQNLDEDDLLEKLYQRLLKNRYLVVFDDVWDIEVWNGLRTAFPNDKNGSRIIFTSRSSNVASEVQYGGEPHYLHPLSEKKSFELLQKKVFGEEEECPQALHGLGMEIAEKCWGLPLALVVVAGVLATIEHDILVWEKFAESLTSTMVSGTDQWKKTLELSYEHLPYHLKACLLYFAAFREDEKIGAKKLMRLWIAEGFVEKIEGKRSEVIAEEYLMDLIGRNLVMVSKSRSIGGVKTCYIHDLIFEFCKGEAKEKKFLQVLRGYDELSTFNEPPNLPRLSICSSKEDFIQSRLFCPHLASLLLFDATPGYKNFKLLNISFIFCIYKHLNVLNLEGINLRLKELPAEVESLLCLRYLALTALEMEFIPPSIAKLSHLETFCLYSNRMVSLPDSIWNMKKLRHVFLWAGVVIGLSSNDNVVENLSTLPNLDTLSRLRLYKEGENLLRRIPNVRRLKIIDHQTGVLNMSRLECLESLTWLGNYSSRSRVHVELSFPMNLKKLCLHNLGLPCSKMSLVEQLPNLEVLKLRWPLSRDGGQRWELMEGGFPKLRVLTLEEVQVVEWTEADPNSGEYFPCLQQLKLHKIFNLKMMPACLGSTSTLETINVSSCGDGVKSLVREIKAAQEDNYGDGNLKIIYGKY; encoded by the coding sequence atggccTCCACTTGCAGCGTCGATCGTGTCTTACTTGGTCTAGAGTTGCTTCTGGACAGATGCCGAGAcattaattttcttttgtatGGTAATGATACAGATCCTTTGGATGTTCGTGATGCAATCAAACATAtgaaatttctcaaaacatTTCTTATGTGTGCTAGAAAGTGGAGCCTTGTTCATTTGTACTTGCAATCTGACAATGTTGTGAAGAAGGTGAGTCTTCCATCTTTCTTATCTTGTATCGAAGATACCCTTCACAAATATGAGGAGGATATTCACTCTCTTTCCCTTAGATTAGGAACGGAAACATTTGAATGGGTTATTCACAATTCTATTGTTGATCGTGGAGTGTTCGGCGAAATTGGGAAACAGATCATAGTACTCAAGcaagaaatcatccaaatttacTTTGCTTTGGCAAGCAGCAGGTCATTTCAATCAAATTCTTGTATGACAAATGATGAACTGTTGGAATTCATAGACCTCATCCTCCAAAATCTAGCAGATTTGACAAATGACTATATGAATTGGGGAATTAAAGGATATGATCCTTTGCTCGCTGCTTTGAGTGCTCAAGTCCAAGATCTTGAAGCAAAGCTGACATTCTTGAAAAGCTTCATTCCCTTTGCCAAAATGCGAGGAACCGCAGATATTCCTGCCTTGCTACTGGCTCACTTTGAAGTGGTGGCTTTGACCGCAGCACGCCTCTCTTACATGTGGTCCTTTTGGAAAAATGTTGAGTACAGAAGTACTTGCAGCTTCAAACTCCTCAGCATCAGAGCGGTTGATTTTCATGTCTACGAGATTTATAAGGAAGTACTTGCAGCTTCAAACTCCTCAGCATCATTACATACAGCAGTGATGGATGAGCGGATATTGAACAACTTCAATGATTCTCTGATAGGTCGTCTCTGGGAGTTGTTATGCTGCAGCTCTAGCTTTGTGGATTCTATGAAAGATGAAATGCAAATACTCTATGCAGGACTGAGGTTTTTTAGAAGCATTTTAAGGGAGCATCATGAGATGATGgatgaacaaaatgaaaaaattggagCTCTCCTGGGTGAGGCAGGCAGTATAATATTCGCGCCCACTCTGAGCAGAGTGATAGAAGGAGAAGTTAGCTTCTCAGGATCCACCCAGGTTCTTGGTTTTTGTGATATGCTGGCCAATACCAACATCCATATCAAGCATTTTAAGGATCAGATCAGTGGCTCAAGAACTATAGAGAGTCTTCCTAATTCCTCTCATAGCTTAAGAGCACCAGAAGTTAGCCAGACTTCCAGCCGCATGCTATCAAAAGGTAAAATGCCAATAGACCATGAAGTCATGGTTGGTCTTGATGATGAGGCAGAAAAAGTAATTGAACCACTTATCAAGCATTTTGAGGATCAGCTCAGTGTCTCAAGTACTATACAGAGTCTTCCTAATTCCTCTCATAGCTTAAGAGCACCAGAAGTTAGCCAGACTTCCAGCCGCATGCTATCAAAAGGTAAAATGCCAATAGACCATGAAGTCATGGTTGGTCTTGATGATGATGCAGCAAAAGTAATTGAACGACTTGTAAGCGGATCAAAACAGGTGGAAATTGTTCCCATTGTGGGAATGGCTGGGCTTGGTAAGACAACTTTAGCCAAAAAGGTTTACAATGATAATTCAATTATCTATAACTTCCACATTCGCCTTTGGTGTACTGTTTCTCAGGAATATAACAAGAAAAGCTTGTTAACACAAATTTTGTGTTCTGATGGAAAACACTCTAGGATGGATAAGTTTCAAAATCTGGATGAAGATGACTTGCTTGAAAAGCTCTATCAAAGGCTATTGAAGAATCGGTATCTTGTTGTTTTTGATGATGTCTGGGACATTGAGGTATGGAATGGGCTGAGAACTGCATTCCCCAATGACAAGAATGGAAGTAGAATCATCTTTACGAGTCGATCTTCTAATGTAGCTTCAGAGGTTCAATATGGTGGAGAACCTCACTATCTTCACCCACTCAGTGAGAAAAAAAGTTTTGAATTGCTGCAGAAGAAGGTgtttggagaagaagaagaatgtcCTCAAGCATTGCATGGATTGGGAATGGAGATTGCTGAAAAGTGCTGGGGATTGCCACTTGCACTTGTTGTTGTAGCTGGAGTCCTAGCAACTATAGAGCATGATATTTTGGTTTGGGAGAAGTTTGCTGAAAGTTTAACTTCAACCATGGTGTCTGGTACAGACCAGTGGAAGAAGACATTGGAGCTCAGTTATGAGCATTTACCATATCACTTGAAAGCATGCTTGCTGTATTTTGCTGCATTTCGAGAAGATGAAAAAATTGGTGCCAAGAAGTTGATGCGTCTCTGGATTGCAGAAGGGTTCGTggaaaaaattgaaggaaagagATCAGAGGTCATTGCAGAAGAATATCTGATggaccttattggccgaaaccTGGTTATGGTAAGTAAAAGCAGATCCATTGGTGGAGTCAAAACTTGTTACATTCACGATTTGATATTTGAGTTCTGTAAGGGCGAggcgaaagaaaagaaattcctTCAGGTCCTGCGAGGATATGATGAGCTTTCTACCTTTAATGAGCCTCCCAACCTACCTCGGTTGTCCATTTGCTCCAGTAAAGAAGATTTTATACAGTCAAGGCTATTTTGTCCGCATTTAGCCAGCCTGCTATTATTTGATGCTACTCCAGGATATAAGAATTTTAAGTTGCTTAATATCTCCTTCATTTTTTGCATCTACAAACATCTTAACGTTTTGAATTTAGAGGGCATTAACCTAAGGCTGAAGGAGCTTCCAGCTGAAGTCGAATCACTTCTTTGTTTGAGGTACTTAGCCCTTACAGCTCTGGAAATGGAATTCATTCCACCATCTATAGCCAAGCTCTCAcatttggaaaccttttgtctATATTCTAATCGGATGGTTTCATTGCCAGATAGCATCTGGAACATGAAGAAGTTGAGGCATGTATTTTTGTGGGCTGGCGTCGTTATTGGTCTTTCTTCCAATGACAACGTTGTTGAAAACCTCTCCACTTTACCCAATTTAGACACACTCTCTCGTTTGCGTCTTTATAAAGAGGGAGAGAACTTATTGAGAAGGATTCCCAACGTTCGCCGACTTAAAATTATCGATCATCAGACTGGAGTGTTGAACATGAGTCGACTAGAATGCCTAGAATCACTCACCTGGTTGGGCAATTACTCCTCACGTTCACGGGTACATGTTGAGCTTTCCTTTCCCATGAATTTGAAGAAATTGTGTCTTCACAATCTGGGTCTTCCCTGTAGTAAAATGTCATTGGTTGAACAACTACCCAACCTTGAAGTCCTCAAGTTAAGATGGCCGTTGTCAAGGGACGGCGGCCAAAGATGGGAGCTGATGGAAGGAGGATTCCCTAAACTCAGGGTCTTGACCTTGGAAGAAGTACAGGTTGTGGAGTGGACAGAGGCAGACCCTAACAGTGGTGAATACTTCCCGTGCCTTCAGCAATTAAAACTccacaaaatttttaatttgaaaatgatGCCTGCTTGTTTAGGGAGTACATCTACTCTTGAAACAATTAATGTGAGTTCTTGCGGAGATGGCGTCAAATCTTTAGTACGGGAAATTAAAGCAGCACAGGAAGATAATTATGGAGATGGGAATCTGAAGATCATTTATGGAAAATATTGA
- the LOC113736504 gene encoding uncharacterized protein isoform X3, producing MASTCSVDRVLLGLELLLDRCRDINFLLYGNDTDPLDVRDAIKHMKFLKTFLMCARKWSLVHLYLQSDNVVKKVSLPSFLSCIEDTLHKYEEDIHSLSLRLGTETFEWVIHNSIVDRGVFGEIGKQIIVLKQEIIQIYFALASSRSFQSNSCMTNDELLEFIDLILQNLADLTNDYMNWGIKGYDPLLAALSAQVQDLEAKLTFLKSFIPFAKMRGTADIPALLLAHFEVVALTAARLSYMWSFWKNVEYRSTCSFKLLSIRAVDFHVYEIYKEVLAASNSSASLHTAVMDERILNNFNDSLIGRLWELLCCSSSFVDSMKDEMQILYAGLRFFRSILREHHEMMDEQNEKIGALLGEAGSIIFAPTLSRVIEGEVSFSGSTQVLGFCDMLANTNIHIKHFKDQISGSRTIESLPNSSHSLRAPEVSQTSSRMLSKGKMPIDHEVMVGLDDEAEKVIEPLIKHFEDQLSVSSTIQSLPNSSHSLRAPEVSQTSSRMLSKGKMPIDHEVMVGLDDDAAKVIERLVSGSKQVEIVPIVGMAGLGKTTLAKKVYNDNSIIYNFHIRLWCTVSQEYNKKSLLTQILCSDGKHSRMDKFQNLDEDDLLEKLYQRLLKNRYLVVFDDVWDIEVWNGLRTAFPNDKNGSRIIFTSRSSNVASEVQYGGEPHYLHPLSEKKSFELLQKKVFGEEEECPQALHGLGMEIAEKCWGLPLALVVVAGVLATIEHDILVWEKFAESLTSTMVSGTDQWKKTLELSYEHLPYHLKACLLYFAAFREDEKIGAKKLMRLWIAEGFVEKIEGKRSEVIAEEYLMDLIGRNLVMVSKSRSIGGVKTCYIHDLIFEFCKGEAKEKKFLQVLRGYDELSTFNEPPNLPRLSICSSKEDFIQSRLFCPHLASLLLFDATPGYKNFKLLNISFIFCIYKHLNVLNLEGINLRLKELPAEVESLLCLR from the exons atggccTCCACTTGCAGCGTCGATCGTGTCTTACTTGGTCTAGAGTTGCTTCTGGACAGATGCCGAGAcattaattttcttttgtatGGTAATGATACAGATCCTTTGGATGTTCGTGATGCAATCAAACATAtgaaatttctcaaaacatTTCTTATGTGTGCTAGAAAGTGGAGCCTTGTTCATTTGTACTTGCAATCTGACAATGTTGTGAAGAAGGTGAGTCTTCCATCTTTCTTATCTTGTATCGAAGATACCCTTCACAAATATGAGGAGGATATTCACTCTCTTTCCCTTAGATTAGGAACGGAAACATTTGAATGGGTTATTCACAATTCTATTGTTGATCGTGGAGTGTTCGGCGAAATTGGGAAACAGATCATAGTACTCAAGcaagaaatcatccaaatttacTTTGCTTTGGCAAGCAGCAGGTCATTTCAATCAAATTCTTGTATGACAAATGATGAACTGTTGGAATTCATAGACCTCATCCTCCAAAATCTAGCAGATTTGACAAATGACTATATGAATTGGGGAATTAAAGGATATGATCCTTTGCTCGCTGCTTTGAGTGCTCAAGTCCAAGATCTTGAAGCAAAGCTGACATTCTTGAAAAGCTTCATTCCCTTTGCCAAAATGCGAGGAACCGCAGATATTCCTGCCTTGCTACTGGCTCACTTTGAAGTGGTGGCTTTGACCGCAGCACGCCTCTCTTACATGTGGTCCTTTTGGAAAAATGTTGAGTACAGAAGTACTTGCAGCTTCAAACTCCTCAGCATCAGAGCGGTTGATTTTCATGTCTACGAGATTTATAAGGAAGTACTTGCAGCTTCAAACTCCTCAGCATCATTACATACAGCAGTGATGGATGAGCGGATATTGAACAACTTCAATGATTCTCTGATAGGTCGTCTCTGGGAGTTGTTATGCTGCAGCTCTAGCTTTGTGGATTCTATGAAAGATGAAATGCAAATACTCTATGCAGGACTGAGGTTTTTTAGAAGCATTTTAAGGGAGCATCATGAGATGATGgatgaacaaaatgaaaaaattggagCTCTCCTGGGTGAGGCAGGCAGTATAATATTCGCGCCCACTCTGAGCAGAGTGATAGAAGGAGAAGTTAGCTTCTCAGGATCCACCCAGGTTCTTGGTTTTTGTGATATGCTGGCCAATACCAACATCCATATCAAGCATTTTAAGGATCAGATCAGTGGCTCAAGAACTATAGAGAGTCTTCCTAATTCCTCTCATAGCTTAAGAGCACCAGAAGTTAGCCAGACTTCCAGCCGCATGCTATCAAAAGGTAAAATGCCAATAGACCATGAAGTCATGGTTGGTCTTGATGATGAGGCAGAAAAAGTAATTGAACCACTTATCAAGCATTTTGAGGATCAGCTCAGTGTCTCAAGTACTATACAGAGTCTTCCTAATTCCTCTCATAGCTTAAGAGCACCAGAAGTTAGCCAGACTTCCAGCCGCATGCTATCAAAAGGTAAAATGCCAATAGACCATGAAGTCATGGTTGGTCTTGATGATGATGCAGCAAAAGTAATTGAACGACTTGTAAGCGGATCAAAACAGGTGGAAATTGTTCCCATTGTGGGAATGGCTGGGCTTGGTAAGACAACTTTAGCCAAAAAGGTTTACAATGATAATTCAATTATCTATAACTTCCACATTCGCCTTTGGTGTACTGTTTCTCAGGAATATAACAAGAAAAGCTTGTTAACACAAATTTTGTGTTCTGATGGAAAACACTCTAGGATGGATAAGTTTCAAAATCTGGATGAAGATGACTTGCTTGAAAAGCTCTATCAAAGGCTATTGAAGAATCGGTATCTTGTTGTTTTTGATGATGTCTGGGACATTGAGGTATGGAATGGGCTGAGAACTGCATTCCCCAATGACAAGAATGGAAGTAGAATCATCTTTACGAGTCGATCTTCTAATGTAGCTTCAGAGGTTCAATATGGTGGAGAACCTCACTATCTTCACCCACTCAGTGAGAAAAAAAGTTTTGAATTGCTGCAGAAGAAGGTgtttggagaagaagaagaatgtcCTCAAGCATTGCATGGATTGGGAATGGAGATTGCTGAAAAGTGCTGGGGATTGCCACTTGCACTTGTTGTTGTAGCTGGAGTCCTAGCAACTATAGAGCATGATATTTTGGTTTGGGAGAAGTTTGCTGAAAGTTTAACTTCAACCATGGTGTCTGGTACAGACCAGTGGAAGAAGACATTGGAGCTCAGTTATGAGCATTTACCATATCACTTGAAAGCATGCTTGCTGTATTTTGCTGCATTTCGAGAAGATGAAAAAATTGGTGCCAAGAAGTTGATGCGTCTCTGGATTGCAGAAGGGTTCGTggaaaaaattgaaggaaagagATCAGAGGTCATTGCAGAAGAATATCTGATggaccttattggccgaaaccTGGTTATGGTAAGTAAAAGCAGATCCATTGGTGGAGTCAAAACTTGTTACATTCACGATTTGATATTTGAGTTCTGTAAGGGCGAggcgaaagaaaagaaattcctTCAGGTCCTGCGAGGATATGATGAGCTTTCTACCTTTAATGAGCCTCCCAACCTACCTCGGTTGTCCATTTGCTCCAGTAAAGAAGATTTTATACAGTCAAGGCTATTTTGTCCGCATTTAGCCAGCCTGCTATTATTTGATGCTACTCCAGGATATAAGAATTTTAAGTTGCTTAATATCTCCTTCATTTTTTGCATCTACAAACATCTTAACGTTTTGAATTTAGAGGGCATTAACCTAAGGCTGAAGGAGCTTCCAGCTGAAGTCGAATCACTTCTTTGTTTGAG ATAG
- the LOC113736504 gene encoding putative late blight resistance protein homolog R1A-3 isoform X2 produces the protein MTNDELLEFIDLILQNLADLTNDYMNWGIKGYDPLLAALSAQVQDLEAKLTFLKSFIPFAKMRGTADIPALLLAHFEVVALTAARLSYMWSFWKNVEYRSTCSFKLLSIRAVDFHVYEIYKEVLAASNSSASLHTAVMDERILNNFNDSLIGRLWELLCCSSSFVDSMKDEMQILYAGLRFFRSILREHHEMMDEQNEKIGALLGEAGSIIFAPTLSRVIEGEVSFSGSTQVLGFCDMLANTNIHIKHFKDQISGSRTIESLPNSSHSLRAPEVSQTSSRMLSKGKMPIDHEVMVGLDDEAEKVIEPLIKHFEDQLSVSSTIQSLPNSSHSLRAPEVSQTSSRMLSKGKMPIDHEVMVGLDDDAAKVIERLVSGSKQVEIVPIVGMAGLGKTTLAKKVYNDNSIIYNFHIRLWCTVSQEYNKKSLLTQILCSDGKHSRMDKFQNLDEDDLLEKLYQRLLKNRYLVVFDDVWDIEVWNGLRTAFPNDKNGSRIIFTSRSSNVASEVQYGGEPHYLHPLSEKKSFELLQKKVFGEEEECPQALHGLGMEIAEKCWGLPLALVVVAGVLATIEHDILVWEKFAESLTSTMVSGTDQWKKTLELSYEHLPYHLKACLLYFAAFREDEKIGAKKLMRLWIAEGFVEKIEGKRSEVIAEEYLMDLIGRNLVMVSKSRSIGGVKTCYIHDLIFEFCKGEAKEKKFLQVLRGYDELSTFNEPPNLPRLSICSSKEDFIQSRLFCPHLASLLLFDATPGYKNFKLLNISFIFCIYKHLNVLNLEGINLRLKELPAEVESLLCLRYLALTALEMEFIPPSIAKLSHLETFCLYSNRMVSLPDSIWNMKKLRHVFLWAGVVIGLSSNDNVVENLSTLPNLDTLSRLRLYKEGENLLRRIPNVRRLKIIDHQTGVLNMSRLECLESLTWLGNYSSRSRVHVELSFPMNLKKLCLHNLGLPCSKMSLVEQLPNLEVLKLRWPLSRDGGQRWELMEGGFPKLRVLTLEEVQVVEWTEADPNSGEYFPCLQQLKLHKIFNLKMMPACLGSTSTLETINVSSCGDGVKSLVREIKAAQEDNYGDGNLKIIYGKY, from the coding sequence ATGACAAATGATGAACTGTTGGAATTCATAGACCTCATCCTCCAAAATCTAGCAGATTTGACAAATGACTATATGAATTGGGGAATTAAAGGATATGATCCTTTGCTCGCTGCTTTGAGTGCTCAAGTCCAAGATCTTGAAGCAAAGCTGACATTCTTGAAAAGCTTCATTCCCTTTGCCAAAATGCGAGGAACCGCAGATATTCCTGCCTTGCTACTGGCTCACTTTGAAGTGGTGGCTTTGACCGCAGCACGCCTCTCTTACATGTGGTCCTTTTGGAAAAATGTTGAGTACAGAAGTACTTGCAGCTTCAAACTCCTCAGCATCAGAGCGGTTGATTTTCATGTCTACGAGATTTATAAGGAAGTACTTGCAGCTTCAAACTCCTCAGCATCATTACATACAGCAGTGATGGATGAGCGGATATTGAACAACTTCAATGATTCTCTGATAGGTCGTCTCTGGGAGTTGTTATGCTGCAGCTCTAGCTTTGTGGATTCTATGAAAGATGAAATGCAAATACTCTATGCAGGACTGAGGTTTTTTAGAAGCATTTTAAGGGAGCATCATGAGATGATGgatgaacaaaatgaaaaaattggagCTCTCCTGGGTGAGGCAGGCAGTATAATATTCGCGCCCACTCTGAGCAGAGTGATAGAAGGAGAAGTTAGCTTCTCAGGATCCACCCAGGTTCTTGGTTTTTGTGATATGCTGGCCAATACCAACATCCATATCAAGCATTTTAAGGATCAGATCAGTGGCTCAAGAACTATAGAGAGTCTTCCTAATTCCTCTCATAGCTTAAGAGCACCAGAAGTTAGCCAGACTTCCAGCCGCATGCTATCAAAAGGTAAAATGCCAATAGACCATGAAGTCATGGTTGGTCTTGATGATGAGGCAGAAAAAGTAATTGAACCACTTATCAAGCATTTTGAGGATCAGCTCAGTGTCTCAAGTACTATACAGAGTCTTCCTAATTCCTCTCATAGCTTAAGAGCACCAGAAGTTAGCCAGACTTCCAGCCGCATGCTATCAAAAGGTAAAATGCCAATAGACCATGAAGTCATGGTTGGTCTTGATGATGATGCAGCAAAAGTAATTGAACGACTTGTAAGCGGATCAAAACAGGTGGAAATTGTTCCCATTGTGGGAATGGCTGGGCTTGGTAAGACAACTTTAGCCAAAAAGGTTTACAATGATAATTCAATTATCTATAACTTCCACATTCGCCTTTGGTGTACTGTTTCTCAGGAATATAACAAGAAAAGCTTGTTAACACAAATTTTGTGTTCTGATGGAAAACACTCTAGGATGGATAAGTTTCAAAATCTGGATGAAGATGACTTGCTTGAAAAGCTCTATCAAAGGCTATTGAAGAATCGGTATCTTGTTGTTTTTGATGATGTCTGGGACATTGAGGTATGGAATGGGCTGAGAACTGCATTCCCCAATGACAAGAATGGAAGTAGAATCATCTTTACGAGTCGATCTTCTAATGTAGCTTCAGAGGTTCAATATGGTGGAGAACCTCACTATCTTCACCCACTCAGTGAGAAAAAAAGTTTTGAATTGCTGCAGAAGAAGGTgtttggagaagaagaagaatgtcCTCAAGCATTGCATGGATTGGGAATGGAGATTGCTGAAAAGTGCTGGGGATTGCCACTTGCACTTGTTGTTGTAGCTGGAGTCCTAGCAACTATAGAGCATGATATTTTGGTTTGGGAGAAGTTTGCTGAAAGTTTAACTTCAACCATGGTGTCTGGTACAGACCAGTGGAAGAAGACATTGGAGCTCAGTTATGAGCATTTACCATATCACTTGAAAGCATGCTTGCTGTATTTTGCTGCATTTCGAGAAGATGAAAAAATTGGTGCCAAGAAGTTGATGCGTCTCTGGATTGCAGAAGGGTTCGTggaaaaaattgaaggaaagagATCAGAGGTCATTGCAGAAGAATATCTGATggaccttattggccgaaaccTGGTTATGGTAAGTAAAAGCAGATCCATTGGTGGAGTCAAAACTTGTTACATTCACGATTTGATATTTGAGTTCTGTAAGGGCGAggcgaaagaaaagaaattcctTCAGGTCCTGCGAGGATATGATGAGCTTTCTACCTTTAATGAGCCTCCCAACCTACCTCGGTTGTCCATTTGCTCCAGTAAAGAAGATTTTATACAGTCAAGGCTATTTTGTCCGCATTTAGCCAGCCTGCTATTATTTGATGCTACTCCAGGATATAAGAATTTTAAGTTGCTTAATATCTCCTTCATTTTTTGCATCTACAAACATCTTAACGTTTTGAATTTAGAGGGCATTAACCTAAGGCTGAAGGAGCTTCCAGCTGAAGTCGAATCACTTCTTTGTTTGAGGTACTTAGCCCTTACAGCTCTGGAAATGGAATTCATTCCACCATCTATAGCCAAGCTCTCAcatttggaaaccttttgtctATATTCTAATCGGATGGTTTCATTGCCAGATAGCATCTGGAACATGAAGAAGTTGAGGCATGTATTTTTGTGGGCTGGCGTCGTTATTGGTCTTTCTTCCAATGACAACGTTGTTGAAAACCTCTCCACTTTACCCAATTTAGACACACTCTCTCGTTTGCGTCTTTATAAAGAGGGAGAGAACTTATTGAGAAGGATTCCCAACGTTCGCCGACTTAAAATTATCGATCATCAGACTGGAGTGTTGAACATGAGTCGACTAGAATGCCTAGAATCACTCACCTGGTTGGGCAATTACTCCTCACGTTCACGGGTACATGTTGAGCTTTCCTTTCCCATGAATTTGAAGAAATTGTGTCTTCACAATCTGGGTCTTCCCTGTAGTAAAATGTCATTGGTTGAACAACTACCCAACCTTGAAGTCCTCAAGTTAAGATGGCCGTTGTCAAGGGACGGCGGCCAAAGATGGGAGCTGATGGAAGGAGGATTCCCTAAACTCAGGGTCTTGACCTTGGAAGAAGTACAGGTTGTGGAGTGGACAGAGGCAGACCCTAACAGTGGTGAATACTTCCCGTGCCTTCAGCAATTAAAACTccacaaaatttttaatttgaaaatgatGCCTGCTTGTTTAGGGAGTACATCTACTCTTGAAACAATTAATGTGAGTTCTTGCGGAGATGGCGTCAAATCTTTAGTACGGGAAATTAAAGCAGCACAGGAAGATAATTATGGAGATGGGAATCTGAAGATCATTTATGGAAAATATTGA
- the LOC113734720 gene encoding pirin-like protein, whose protein sequence is MRALSRQFLVNLHPTRIANTRNNKGVYSFIRGITMSTSSDQSSGFDSPRLVVKKVLAKPQSEGDGAVVRRSIGRSELKYIDPFLMLDEFAVSPPAGFPDHPHRGFETVTYMLQGAFTHQDFAGHTGTIRTGDVQWMTAGRGIIHSEMPAAGGTQTGLQLWINLASKDKMIEPRYQELLDEDIPRAEEDGVEVKVLAGESMGVHSPVYTRTPTMYLDFTLKPRAQYHQSIPESWNAFVYTIDGEGVFGIPNSSPVAAHHALLLGPGEGLSVWNRSSRPLRFVLIGGQPLNEPVVQYGPFVMNTQAEIDQTVEDYHYAKNGFEMARHWRSN, encoded by the exons ATGAGAGCTTTGTCTAGACAATTTCTAGTGAATTTGCATCCAACAAGAATTGCAAATACAAGAAACAACAAAGGAGTTTACAGTTTTATCAGAGGGATAACCATGTCTACGTCGTCAGATCAAAGTTCTGGTTTTGATAGTCCAAGACTTGTTGTCAAGAAAGTCTTGGCTAAGCCACAGAGTGAAGGGGATGGTGCTGTTGTTAGAAGGAGCATTGGCAg GTCTGAACTGAAGTATATTGATCCTTTCCTCATGTTGGATGAATTCGCAG TTTCACCCCCTGCTGGATTCCCGGATCACCCGCACAGAG GTTTTGAGACTGTTACATACATGTTGCAG GGAGCTTTTACACACCAAGATTTTGCTGGTCACACGGGCACAATCCGCACCGGTGATGTGCAG TGGATGACTGCAGGAAGAGGCATAATTCATTCGGAAATGCCTGCAGCAGGAGGTACACAGACAGGTCTGCAGCTTTGGATCAATCTTGCTTCCAAGGACAAAAT GATTGAGCCAAGGTATCAAGAATTGCTGGATGAGGACATTCCAAGGGCAGAGGAAGATGGAGTTGAAGTTAAAGTACTAGCAGGAGAATCAATGGGAGTCCATTCTCCGGTTTATACGCGAACCCCAACAATGTACTTGGATTTCACTCTGAAACCAAGAGCTCAATATCATCAAAGCATCCCAGAATCCTGGAATGCTTTTGTGTACACAATTGATGGAGAAGGGGTGTTTGGAATACCGAATTCATCACCTGTTGCTGCTCACCATGCTTTGCTTTTGGGTCCTGGAGAAGGCCTCAGTGTATGGAACAGGTCTTCCAGGCCACTGAGATTTGTTCTAATAGGAGGGCAGCCACTGAATGAACCAGTAGTTCAATATGGTCCTTTTGTCATGAATACACAGGCTGAAATTGATCAAACTGTAGAGGATTATCATTATGCCAAGAATGGCTTTGAAATGGCAAGGCACTGGAGGTCAAACTAA